The DNA region TTCCTCGCGTTCCTTATCGGTGCAAGGTCATAGCCCATCCCGGATCTATTGAGGACGACCTCGGCGGCAAAGAGATCGGTGGGGTTAAAACATGGATACGCCGAATGAGCTCCGATCAACACCGATAACGCCGCAACGGATAAGATCAAAATACCCCTCATTTTCACCTTCATAGCGGGACCTCCGAATCACCTACGAACGGATGACATTTTACGATGTCGTTTCCTTCCCATCTATTTTATCATCCCAGGCGGACCTTTACAAGGCAGGGGGCCCCTTTTCATACATCCAGCGTTGATTTATAATATACGGAGAAGGGAGGTTAAAGGAGGGGAGATTTATGGTCAGATCCTTTTTAGGAAGAGGGCCGTTTTTGGCCGCTATGTTTCTCCTATCTATCAGCATGGCTTATGCCCTGAGCTTGCCCGATATACGGATCGTCTTCCTATCCGCTGACAGCAATGCCAACGAAAACATATATCTGCTCAGGGACCTGAGAGAGGGGAGTCCGATCAACCTCACGAAGGAGGAAAACCTCAAGCGTCTTTTCCCTCCCAGATGGTCGCCCGATGGCAGGAGGATCGTCTTCAGCCTGATAAGGGGAGTGCTGATCCTAAGCAGGGAGATATATACCCTCGACCTGAGGACAGGTAAGAGGGAGCTGATAGCGAACGGGCTTTGGCCGGCTTGGTCTCCCGACGGAAGTAAGATAGCCTTCTCCGATCTTGAGGGTATCCACGTCATGGATCTTTCGAGGGGTGGTGAGAAACACCTCCTGGTGGAAAGGGATGCCGTTAAAGGCAACATGGGTTACCTCGATTGGTCTCCGAACGGCAAAAAGATAGCCTTCGGCTGGAAGAAGCTCTATGTCCTGGATCTGCCGACCGGTAGGGTGAAAGAGGTTCCGCTGGAGGTGGTTCCCTACCTCATCGAGGGCATCTCATGGTCGCCTGACGGCGAATGGCTCGCCTGCGGGTTTAAGATGAAATTCAGCAATTTCCCGGACATCTACCTCGTGGACCCCGACACGGGGAAGTGTAGGAACTTGACGAATAGCCGAAGCATCGACATAAATCCCTGCTGGACGCCCGACGGAAGGTTTATCCTGTTCACGTCGGATAGGAATGAGAGCGAAGACCTCTTCGACTTTTACCTGATGACGCCTCAAGGAGAGGTGGTCCATCAGATCAAACTGGGCGGCGTTCAGCAAAACGCAGATGTCTTCGATCCACATTATGCCTATTCCGTCTCACCGGTGAACCTGTGGGATACTATGTGGGGGGTAATCAAGCGATTTACCCGATAAAGCTACGCTGTTCTTTATCCCGTCAACATCCTCCACGAGATGACTATACCTTCAATCCCTCCAGGAGCTGTGATCTTATCCATGGGTTGAGGATGCGATCGCCGATCTCCTCCATCCAAGCTACAAGACGGCCTCGGAGACGCTCCAGCTCGCCCGCATA from Candidatus Poribacteria bacterium includes:
- a CDS encoding PD40 domain-containing protein, with amino-acid sequence MVRSFLGRGPFLAAMFLLSISMAYALSLPDIRIVFLSADSNANENIYLLRDLREGSPINLTKEENLKRLFPPRWSPDGRRIVFSLIRGVLILSREIYTLDLRTGKRELIANGLWPAWSPDGSKIAFSDLEGIHVMDLSRGGEKHLLVERDAVKGNMGYLDWSPNGKKIAFGWKKLYVLDLPTGRVKEVPLEVVPYLIEGISWSPDGEWLACGFKMKFSNFPDIYLVDPDTGKCRNLTNSRSIDINPCWTPDGRFILFTSDRNESEDLFDFYLMTPQGEVVHQIKLGGVQQNADVFDPHYAYSVSPVNLWDTMWGVIKRFTR